NNNNNNNNNNNNNNNNNNNNNNNNNNNNNNNNNNNNNNNNNNNNNNNNNNNNNNNNNNNNNNNNNNNNNNNNNNNNNNNNNNNNNNNNNNNNNNNNNNNNNNNNNNNNNNNNNNNNNNNNNNNNNNNNNNNNNNNNNNNNNNNNNNNNNNNNNNNNNNNNNNNNNNNNNNNNNNNNNNNNNNNNNNNNNNNNNNNNNNNNNNNNNNNNNNNNNNNNNNNNNNNNNNNNNNNNNNNNNNNNNNNNNNNNNNNNNNNNNNNNNNNNNNNNNNNNNNNNNNNNNNNNNNNNNNNNNNNNNNNNNNNNNNNNNNNNNNNNNNNNNNNNNNNNNNNNNNNNNNNNNNNNNNNNNNNNNNNNNNNNNNNNNNNNNNNNNNNNNNNNNNNNNNNNNNNNNNNNNNNNNNNNNNNNNNNNNNNNNNNNNNNNNNNNNNNNNNNNNNNNNNNNNNNNNNNNNNNNNNNNNNNNNNNNNNNNNNNNNNNNNNNNNNNNNNNNNNNNNNNNNNNNNNNNNNNNNNNNNNNNNNNNNNNNNNNNNNNNNNNNNNNNNNNNNNNNNNNNNNNNNNNNNNNNNNNNNNNNNNNNNNNNNNNNNNNNNNNNNNNNNNNNNNNNNNNNNNNNNNNNNNNNNNNNNNNNNNNNNNNNNNNNNNNNNNNNNNNNNNNNNNNNNNNNNNNNNNNNNNNNNNNNNNNNNNNNNNNNNNNNNNNNNNNNNNNNNNNNNNNNNNNNNNNNNNNNNNNNNNNNNNNNNNNNNNNNNNNNNNNNNNNNNNNNNNNNNNNNNNNNNNNNNNNNNNNNNNNNNNNNNNNNNNNNNNNNNNNNNNNNNNNNNNNNNNNNNNNNNNNNNNNNNNNNNNNNNNNNNNNNNNNNNNNNNNNNNNNNNNNNNNNNNNNNNNNNNNAAGCAGGCACCACGAcaggaatgctgctgctgctgccactccTGGCCCTGGCTGAAGCCTGGTTGCATCCATTCCCCTCCCCGTGGAGGCTCcacttgcagcagcagcaggaggctgtcCTGCCTACACCTgcgggcagcaggctggcagtgcttgctgccttttctctccttctgaTCCATGGACATGCACAAGTGCTGCTGCAACAGAGTCCACCATCTGTTACCAAAATGGGATCCAAAAGTGTGACTATTGAGTGCAAAGCCGAGGGCATAGCTAACTTCCAGGCTGCCTACATCCACTGGTACCGACAACTGCCTGACAAAGCTCCTGAATGGCTCCTTTCTGTGACAGCAAAATCACAAGTTTCCTATGATTCCGAATCCTATAGGAACAAATATTCGTCTTATAAAAGAGAGAATAACATCTGCACTCTCTCAGTTAACAGCATACAGGATGGAGATGCAGGTACCTACTACTGTGCCTACTGGGAGTCTCACAGCgggagcagcctgcaggcagcccttACAGAAAGCTGGCTGCAACCTGAGCGGCACACTTTCATACAAGTGCCGAGAAACACAGCTGCCTTCCTGCCCCCATCTCTCAGCCTTCAAGACACCCCCACAAGCTCAAGCAGAGGAAGGAATTCCAAGACGAAAGCCGAGACACTGATGTGGCAATCATGTTCAGAGCTCACTGTCTGTGCCGCTATTCTGTGCAGCCTGAGTCCATCGTTTCCTCTCCCTCCAGCAGCCGTCCTGCCTCTAAGGTTCTCTTTTTTGCCGCTGGAATGGCAGCACTAAAGGACCTGATGCAAAACAATGGATCTATCACAAGGAAACTGGCAGCAGGACTTTACAGAACATGTCCTGACAGGAGGTCTGCAGTGCATGCTGCAGTCGACAGAGNNNNNNNNNNNNNNNNNNNNNNNNNNNNNNNNNNNNNNNNNNNNNNNNNNNNNNNNNNNNNNNNNNNNNNNNNNNNNNNNNNNNNNNNNNNNNNNNNNNNNNNNNNNNNNNNNNNNNNNNNNNNNNNNNNNNNNNNNNNNNNNNNNNNNNNNNNNNNNNNNNNNNNNNNNNNNNNNNNNNNNNNNNNNNNNNNNNNNNNNNNNNNNNNNNNNNNNNNNNNNNNNNNNNNNNNNNNNNNNNNNNNNNNNNNNNNNNNNNNNNNNNNNNNNNNNNNNNNNNNNNNNNNNNNNNNNNNNNNNNNNNNNNNNNNNNNNNNNNNNNNNNNNNNNNNNNNNNNNNNNNNNNNNNNNNNNNNNNNNNNNNNNNNNNNNNNNNNNNNNNNNNNNNNNNNNNNNNNNNNNNNNNNNNNNNNNNNNNNNNNNNNNNNNNNNNNNNNNNNNNNNNNNNNNNNNNNNNNNNNNNNNNNNNNNNNNNNNNNNNNNNNNNNNNNNNNNNNNNNNNNNNNNNNNNNNNNNNNNNNNNNNNNNNNNNNNNNNNNNNNNNNNNNNNNNNNNNNNNNNNNNNNNNNNNNNNNNNNNNNNNNNNNNNNNNNNNNNNNNNNNNNNNNNNNNNNNNNNNNNNNNNNNNNNNNNNNNNNNNNNNNNNNNNNNNNNNNNNNNNNNNNNNNNNNNNNNNNNNNNNNNNNNNNNNNNNNNNNNNNNNNNNNNNNNNNNNNNNNNNNNNNNNNNNNNNNNNNNNNNNNNNNNNNNNNNNNNNNNNNNNNNNNNNNNNNNNNNNNNNNNNNNNNNNNNNNNNNNNNNNNNNNNNNNNNNNNNNNNNNNNNNNNNNNNNNNNNNNNNNNNNNNNNNNNNNNNNNNNNNNNNNNNNNNNNNNNNNNNNNNNNNNNNNNNNNNNNNNNNNNNNNNNNNNNNNNNNNNNNNNNNNNNNNNNNNNNNNNNNNNNNNNNNNNNNNNNNNNNNNNNNNNNNNNNNNNNNNNNNNNNNNNNNNNNNNNNNNNNNNNNNNNNNNNCCTGCAGACAGCATGCTGTTGCTTCCCTTACTCGTTGTGACTTCATTTTGGTCCCGTAAGTgctgtttcctttctcctctccatcccGTGCATGGAGAACACAGTCCCTGCTCCAGGCTTGCTGGTTCCTGGCCTACGTGCAGTTTCTCCCTGTTCCCTTGCAGGTGGAGATGCACAGGCTGCACCGGTGCAAAGCCCAGCAGAGCGCAGGCTGTTGGAGGGCAGCTCAGTCACCATGACATGCCAGCTGAGTAGTGAAAACGTTGTGCACTGGTACAGGCAGCTTCCCGGGGAGCCACCCAAGAGGATACTGTACATGTCTGGATCCTCACCTACCTTCGATGACAACAACAATAGACTGAAATTTCAAGTGCAAAAAAATCCTTCCAGCAATGTTCTGACAATAAAGAAAGCAACCCAGAGGGATACTGGTACTTATTACTGTGCATACTGGTATTATCAAGTCTTCACAGCATGAGATGGGCAAAGGTAAGCCGTACAAAAAGGCATCTGGCACTGTGAACCTCAAGCTCTCCACTCCTGCCGGATGCAGATACTTCTTTATGCCACCTTTCTCTGGTGATTTTCAGCGGCAggagagcaaaagcaaaagattaACATGGCAGATGCTAAACGAATTATCTTAACTAattctcagaatattttctctgtgcttaCACATACCTGTAACATGCAGAAACTGAACAGTCTTAGTCACTTAAGGATAAAAAGAGGTGACTTTGCACTTATGGCAAAGAACTGACTGGACTCAGAGCGCTCACCTGACAGTGAGCACAGACTGTCTGTGCCTGGGAACGAGCAGTTGtcaattttccttcttcattaaAAGCTGTACAGCAAGCAGAGAAACATACCTCTATCTCCTGGAGGCTCTCATTTGGAAGGAGGCACACAAGTGAAGCAGCGAGAGAAAACTACCTGATCTTCTAGATCCTCCTTCATTCTTTTTCGGCTGTCATTTCAGTTACTACCAACTCCTTCTGCAGCCCCGAAAGCCCAATTTCACTGTCTCCATTTCTCATCTGATGCATCCAGACAGAACGTCACTCTTCTCCCGTGGGCCTGGTCTCCAATGAGCCCTTTGAGCAAAGAGCAGTGAGTTCTAAGAATTAGAGACTGTGGTCAAAGCCTCTTTTCACCGTGCAGAGGAAAGCTGGCATTTGTCTGTCAGTGAGCTCCACAACTGAGTAGTGAATTTGATTAGAACTCACGCACAACATCCTGTGAGGTACTGCACTCGAGAGACCGGACCTtcagccacacacacacacactgccaCAGGGGTGGTTTTGCAAGGCTCTGAACACTGCTCCTGCTGAATGTGCCATCGTGCCTTTGAGTCCTTGCATGGAGCAACggttctttgcttttctctgaaaagcagacAGGACCACCATCTTCTGAACAACCTCAGCATTCTCTGCTCTCGCTCCTTTCCCACGTTGCTGTAGCTTCTTGACAAGCACAGCCCCATGTTGTTATGCACAGAAAAAACAGCGCTGGAGACTTCTCCTCCCACTCAGTGTGTCCCCATCTGGGCCCCACTCACACATCCCTCAGTCTcaacagcagctgagcaggagcagcaatcatgctgctgctggcagctctgatGGTTGCAACTGCATGGTCTTGTAAGTGCTTTAGCTTATTTTTGCTCACAGGCAACCAAGCGTTGTGCCCTAACAGAAGTCTTCGCTAGAAGATTGCTGCCAATGAATAACAATTCTCTTTTTGTCTTGTCTCTCCcgtctttctctctctttttttttgttaattccAGATGGATTTGCACAGGAGATTCCCATACAGATCCCTGTATCCATCACCAAGTCACAAGGAAATACAGATCTGAAGTGTCATTTTAAGGACTTCTCTGGAAATTTTGATAACACCGTCATACACTGGTATCAACAGAAGGAGAATAAAGCTCCAGTCAGGATGATCTATTTTTCATCAGGGACAGTAGTAGCAGATGAGAGTTTCCAAAGGCACAGATACAGGATTCAAACTATTCCTAGACAGAAACTTTGCACTCTTACCATAAGAAATGTAATTCCGGATGATGCTGCTACTTACTACTGTGCCTACTGGGACCCTCACTGTGCCAGGTGCCAAACAAACACCTCAACAAATACTTCCTCAGCTGCTCAACCACAAATCATTTGGAATAAACCAGATCAGCTCCCATGGTGTGGAGGAGCTGCGCAGCCAGAAGCAGTTCCATCTAAATCTCTCTGAGGATTTGGATATCTGCTTCTCTCAAATGAAGGACTCCGAAGCTATCTGCAAAGTCCACGCTGACCGTTTCTTCCCTGACAAAACTAGTTGGTGATAGCTTAACCTGGAAAGCCATGTGGTTTGAAAGGAATCTGCCCAGTACATGTCTCTTCTTGCAACAGATAGCACAAAGTTTCCTTTGTAATTATGCCTGCCGGGAGAGTTGCTGTGTTAGAAAGCTTCAGGACAAAACTGGGACGGTAGCTGTCATTCAGACATGAGCTGTGTGAGATCCCATCACTACCAGGCCCCAATCGTATTCATCCAGCATCAGGTACCGGGCAGATTTCTGCTCTGTGGGCAGAAGAATAGCAATGGACCGATACGCATTTCATCTATCCTGGTAGATTTTGGCCACAGGGTTCTAGTTTCCTGTACTCTCCATACATCCCTAACACAAATGTGATTGTAACTGACTGAGGTTGCCCACACAGCAGATTGCCCTGGGGTGCCGCTGCCAGGAGTGACTGTGCGCATGCatctccctcccttctccttcaGGTCTGttccatccttctctcctccttgcTCATGCACTGAAGCCACCTACCTGCCTGTCCTGACATAAAATCAAACGGCTTTTGCCGTTGGTATTCACTAGAAGGAGGCAGTCGTCCAATCCTCTTAGCAATATGAGCATAACACCACACTGCCACGTGTCTTTCTGCTCTTGTTTTCTAGTCTCTCTCTCCAAGAagtgtttgcatttcttctgaggCTCAAAACTGAAATCCTGTGGCTGTGCACTTCCTCCCACACTCCAGATCAAAGGCAGGGCACACGCTCACGGTGCTGCTGCCCGTTGCTGAAAGCTGATACCTACCGGCTCTTCAGCCGAGAAAAAGCATGCACAGGACAAACATGGCTGGAGATTTCTCCTCCCACCTGGGGCCCCGCTCACACATCTCTCAGTCTcaacagcagctgagcaggggaGGCAgacatgctgctgctggcagctctgatGGTTGCAGCTGCCTGGTCTTGTAAGTCCTTCCgcttctttttcctcacagGCACCCACGGGTGACATAACAGATATCTTCCCAAGTGGAACGTTGCCCCTGAACAACGTTATTACTTCTcacttttacctttcttttccttgtttgtttgttttctctttttcccccacAGAACTTCCATCACCATAGACTCCCACTGGCTGCTGTCTCCATCCAAGGCCCCATTCATTCTGCTCCTCAACAGCAGCAAAGTGGAAGCAACGaacgtgctgctgctggcagctctcacgACCACAACCACTTGGTCTCGTACATTCTGCTTTCTTAAGCTTCCTTTTCCTCACAGGAACCCATGGATGAGTTCAAAGACATCTTTCCAAATCCCTGATTGTCACTGAATAAcaatttctcctccttttttccccttatttccTAGATGAATTTGCATGGAAAGTTCCCATTCAGAGCCCTCTATCCATCACCAAGTCACAAGGAAGTGCACGTCTGCAGTGTCGTTTTGGAGACTTGTTTGGACATTTCGATAACACCGTCATACACTGGTATCAACAAAAGGAGAATAGACCTCCAGAGAGGCTACTCTTCTTTGCAGAAGGGAAAACTAGAGTTGAAAGTGGCTTTCAAGGGAACAAGTACATGGTTGATAAAGTTTCTAGTCAGCAACTGTTCATTCTTACAATAA
This is a stretch of genomic DNA from Meleagris gallopavo isolate NT-WF06-2002-E0010 breed Aviagen turkey brand Nicholas breeding stock unplaced genomic scaffold, Turkey_5.1 ChrUn_random_7180001830066, whole genome shotgun sequence. It encodes these proteins:
- the LOC104915607 gene encoding uncharacterized protein LOC104915607; translated protein: MLLLLPLLALAEAWLHPFPSPWRLHLQQQQEAVLPTPAGSRLAVLAAFSLLLIHGHAQVLLQQSPPSVTKMGSKSVTIECKAEGIANFQAAYIHWYRQLPDKAPEWLLSVTAKSQVSYDSESYRNKYSSYKRENNICTLSVNSIQDGDAGTYYCAYWESHSGSSLQAALTESWLQPERHTFIQVPRNTAAFLPPSLSLQDTPTSSSRGRNSKTKAETLMWQSCSELTVCAAILCSLSPSFPLPPAAVLPLRFSFLPLEWQH